The proteins below are encoded in one region of Rhododendron vialii isolate Sample 1 chromosome 7a, ASM3025357v1:
- the LOC131332735 gene encoding uncharacterized protein LOC131332735: protein MRGQIGKWSLALMEFSFQYIPQKAVKGQALADFLADPPCVDIDNESEQGLNDLEISLTPWTLLFDGSRTQEVSGSEYEAVVIGLEILRDLEAREVQVIGDSNLVINHLVGTFKCYSEDLAPYYMAAMQLIQDFDNVTVKHLSRNMNTEANSLAQASTGLRLAPETIHKIITVQNRLLLSLRRRGLGLEVFKVRRRAMGYVLVGDELYKKSFENDLLLRCFGHPEAMRVMSEVHEGICGAHQSGIKMRWLIRRYGYYWPTILEDCIRFSKGCQPRLAHGPIQRVLIADYHAVVKPWPFRGWALDVIGKIYPPSSENHTYILVATGYFTKWAETVPLKSVDQQEVIKVIKERIIHRFGLPEHLVADRGTIFMGEQVVNFTAQQNIIMSNFTPYYAQGNG, encoded by the exons atgAGAGGCCAAATTGGAAAATGGTCTCTAGCTCTAATGGAATTCAGTTTTCAATATATCCCTCAAAAAGCTGTGAAGGGCCAAGCCTTAGCAGATTTTCTTGCTGATCCTCCATGCGTGGATATCGACAATGAATCCGAACAAGGACTGAACGATCTTGAAATATCACTGACTCCTTGGACGCTGCTTTTTGATGGATCAAGGACTCAAGAGGTCTCAGGCT ccgaatatgaagcggTTGTTATAGGCCTTGAAATTCTTAGGGATCTAGAGGCCAGAGAAGTGCAAgttattggggattcaaaccttgttATCAATCACTTGGTGGGGACATTCAAATGCTACAGTGAGGACTTAGCCCCTTATTATATGGCAGCCAtgcaattaattcaagattttgataatgtcacaGTCAAACACCTCTCGAGGAATATGAACACTGAAGCCAACAGCTTGGCTCAGGCCTCTACAGGCCTGAGGCTAGCTCCAGAAACTATTCACAAGATTATTACAGTCCAAAATAGATTGTTACTTTCTTTAAGGAGAAGAGGTCTAGGACTAGAGGTATTTAAGGTAAGGAGAAGGGCTATGGGCTATGTTCTCGTGGGTgatgaattatacaagaaaagcttTGAGAACGACTTACTTCTAAGGTGTTTCGGGCACCCTGAGGCCATGAGGGTCATGAGCGAGGTCCATGAAGGAATCTGTGGAGCCCATCAATCTGGGATAAAGATGAGATGGTTGATCAGAAGGTatggatactattggccaaccattttAGAAGATTGTATTCGTTTTTCCAAAGGATGTCAGCCCCGTCTAGCCCATGGCCCAATTCAACGTGTCCTTATAGCTGATTATCATGCTGTGGTCAAACCTTGGCCATTTAGGGGCTGGGCTCTTGATGTGATTGGAAAAATTTATCCGCCCTCTTCTGAaaatcatacttacatcttggtaGCCACGGGCTATTTTACTAAATGGGCAGAAACGGTGCCATTAAAGTCTGTGGATCAACAAGAAGTAATCAAGGTGATCAAGGAGAGAATCATCCATAGATTTGGGTTGCCTGAACACTTGGTTGCAGATAGGGGTACAATATTCATGGGGGAGCAAGTAGTCAATTTTACTGCCCAGCAAAACATCATCATGTCCAACTTTACTCCTTACTATGCACAAGGGAATGGCTAG
- the LOC131332734 gene encoding mitogen-activated protein kinase kinase kinase 20-like, protein MNLNGKRKRVEKEHTAKIADFGAARKAGKRKEDEESKGKLRGTPMYIAPESIRCGEYEAHSDIWALGCTVLHMLTGELPWKCDKNTEKVALLFKIGFREEVPEIPSHGLSKEARDFLNKCFVRDPKSRWTGDTLLAHPFVSGLDCMTVESVKGERSRVVQPQKAAKEVYDLSSSQSSFDLTKPYLLMSRLALNGILPDFSKIRTIKKVKRTEEEGEEKEKKFESSFQPDAWEIQIRKILVEEKIAITNDILVVANADRVGLGLPSKWGFHLNSPPCIH, encoded by the exons ATGAATCTGAATGGAAAGAGGAAAAGGGTTGAGAAAGAACACACAGCAAAGATTGCTGATTTTGGGGCTGCAAGGAAGGCTGGAAAGAGAAAGGAGGATGAAGAAAGCAAGGGGAAATTAAGGGGTACGCCTATGTATATCGCCCCCGAGTCGATTCGGTGTGGAGAATATGAGGCTCACTCTGATATATGGGCTCTTGGGTGTACTGTTTTACACATGCTAACGGGCGAACTGCCTTGGAAGTGTGACAAAAATACCGAAAAGGTGGCTCTTTTGTTCAAGATTGGATTCAGAGAAGAAGTGCCGGAAATTCCAAGTCATGGGTTATCGAAAGAGGCGCGAGATTTCCTCAACAAGTGCTTCGTTAGGGATCCTAAGTCACGGTGGACGGGTGACACGCTCTTAGCCCATCCTTTTGTCTCGGGCCTTGACTGCATGACGGTTGAAAGTGTAAAAGGCGAAAGGAGCAGAGTTGTTCAGCCACAGAAGGCAGCAAAAGAAGTATATGATTTGTCGTCAAGCCAGAGTTCGTTCGATCTTACCAAACCGTACTTGCTCATGTCGCGTTTAGCATTAAATGGAATCTTGCCTGATTTCAGCAAGATTCGTACCATTAAAAAGGTGAAAAGAAcggaggaggagggagaagaaaaagagaagaagtttGAATCGAGTTTTCAACCGGATGCCTGGGAGA TACAGATTCGAAAGATTCTGGTTGAGGAGAAAATAGCGATTACCAACGACATCTTGGTGGTGGCCAACGCTGACCGGGTCGGGCTTGGCCTGCCTTCCAAATGGGGTTTCCACCTCAACTCGCCCCCATGTATCCATTGA
- the LOC131332733 gene encoding mitogen-activated protein kinase kinase kinase 20-like, producing the protein MKWRRGETLGVGASGMVSLALVDDQAAFDHDLPCVMAVKSAPLHESRSICRERRYLDRFEGCPHVVRCFGSDTTTEEGENWYNLFLEYASGGSLFDRIRRSGRGGLPESEARQYTKSILLALNHVHKQGYVHCDIKPHNIVLVESESEVIKTP; encoded by the coding sequence ATGAAGTGGAGGAGAGGCGAAACGTTGGGAGTGGGGGCTTCTGGAATGGTATCTCTAGCACTGGTTGATGATCAGGCCGCCTTCGATCACGATTTACCTTGTGTTATGGCCGTGAAATCTGCCCCATTACACGAATCGCGCTCGATTTGCAGAGAGAGAAGATACCTTGATCGGTTCGAAGGCTGTCCGCATGTTGTACGCTGTTTCGGTTCCGATACCACGACTGAAGAAGGAGAGAACTGGTACAACCTATTCTTGGAGTACGCCTCCGGTGGCAGTCTATTTGATCGCATTCGTAGGTCAGGCAGAGGAGGATTACCGGAATCTGAAGCGAGGCAATATACGAAATCGATACTCCTGGCTTTGAATCACGTTCACAAACAAGGATACGTCCACTGTGACATAAAGCCTCATAATATAGTGCTTGTGGAGAGTGAGAGTGAAGTAATAAAAACTCCATGA